The nucleotide sequence AAGTTCCTGCCATATTTGCTAATTCATGTTGAAATGGAAGTTTCTCAATTTCTACTACACCTTGTTTTATTTTCCCAATATCATCGGCAAGTTGAAGCAGAACCGTAGCCACTTTTCCCTCAGCATCCTTTAGTGAAAGTGCTTTAATTTTCATACCCGCAACTCTTAATCTTTGTGTCAATTCTTGCAAAAGTGCAATTGAAACTTCAGGATTATCTTCTAACAGCTTCAGGAAATCATTTCTTTGGATTATAAAAATTTTGGAATCTTCCATTGCCGTGGCTGTGGCTGATCTTTCAAGTCCGTCTAGAAGAGACATTTCACCAAAAAAATCTGATGGATTAAGAATGGAAAGGATTACTTCTTTGTCATTATCCTCTGAACTAATTCTGGAAATTTTAACTTTACCGGAGATGATAATAAATAACGCTGTACCAGCTTCCTTTTCAGACAATATTATAGAATCTTTTGAGAAGTTTTGAACAGAACCCGAGTGGGTTAGTTGTAAAAGCGTTTCATCTTTTAATTCAGAAAAGATAGGAACACTCTTTAGAAATTCAGTTTTTTCCAATTTTAATTCAACTTTTTCTTAATTGATGACAGGCTAAAATAGGTTTAGCCGCTCTGAAAATCAAATAAACTATCACTTATACGAAGCTGGATCGAAGCTGAAAATGAAGAATAGACAGGTAGAAAAATCCAATAAGTTCTTCAGGATTAAATTGATTTTTAACAAGCCTGTGTCTATGTTTGTATCCTTATTTTTGAATTAAAAACGGAGATTTTTAAGTAATGGGAATGATGGCTAAAATGAGAAACCTTGCACCCGTTTTCATAATTACAGTTGGTGCATTGTTTGTCCTCTTTATGGTGATTTCTGATTCGAACGTACTAGAAGCTATTGGCGGCAGAACAAACGATGTTGGCTCAGTAAATGGAATTGATATTTCTTACCAGGAGTTTCAGGCAGCTGTTGAGCGACAAAGAGAACAACAAAAACAACAAACTGGCAATGACATTCCCGAAGAACAATTTGATCAGTTCAGAGATCAGGTATGGGAATCCCTGGTTACTGAAAAACTTATTGATCAGGAAGTTAAGAGATTAGGAATTACTGTTAGTGATGAAGAAATTAAAGATATCATTTTGGGTGATGATCCTCCGGCTTTCCTCAAACAGAATTTTATTGATTCACTCGGTCAGTTTAATCGCGAATTATATGAACAAGCAATATTTGATCCACAGAACAAACAGGTTCTATTGCAGGCTGAAGAATCTGTAAGGCAAATGCAGTATAGAAAAAAACTGCAAAGTTTACTTGAAGCCGGCATTACGGTTAGTGAAGATGAAGTAAAAAGAAAATTCATTGAGCAGAATATTTCAATGGAAGGTAAGTTTGCATTATTTCCAAATGCATTATTTCCGGATTCGACATTCAAACCCACTGAAAATGATTTGAGAAAGTTTTATGATGAGAACCCTGATAAGTTTAAAATAAATGCGCAAAGAAAACTCTCTTATGTTCTCTTCCGCCACGAACCTTCGCATGCAGATAGCATGTTGGTAATAAAGAATCTTGAAAATGTTAAAAAAACTGCTGAGAACGACACATCAGATTTCAAATATTTCGCAGATATTTATTCTGAAACACCTTATTCAATAGACACATTAACAGCATCCGGTTTATCAGATGAAGCTATAAATGAATTAAAGCATGCAAAGATTGGTTCGATAGTAGGACCGGTCCCTTCAAAGACTGGTGGTTATGCACTTTATCATCTCGTGAATATAATTCCATCAAAAGATAAGTTTGTAAGAGCTTCACATATTTTAATTTCACAAATGGGAGATGATGCTGCAAATTTAGCTGAAGCAAATCGTATCTATCAGGAATTAATTAATGGTGCTGATTTTAAACAGATGGCTATGAATAATTCAAAAGATCCTGGTTCCGCTAAAAATGGTGGTGATCTCGGCTGGTTTGGGAAAGGAATGATGGTTAAAGAATTTGAAGATGCAAGTTTTGGAGCCAAAGTCGGAGTTGTTCAAAAACCAGTTAAAAGTTCCTTTGGCTATCATATAATACTTGTAACTGATGAATCAAACAGTAAATATGTGGTAGAGAAGATTACAAATTCAGTTACCGAATCTGCAGTTACACGCGATGCAAAATCTACGGCTGCAACGGATTTTTCTTATCTTGCAAAAAAGAATGGTTTTGAAAAAGAAGCAGAATTAATGAGTTATACAATCCAGGAAAGTGGAAGCTTTACTATTAATAGTCCATCAATCCCTGGTATCGGAGCTAATAAACGCCTTGTTGCCTTTGCATTTGAAAATGGATTGAATTCTATTAGTGAGGTTTACAAATTACCCAACGGTTTTATAGTAGCAAAGGTTTCAGAAGTAATTGCCGAAGGTCTTGAAAAATTTGAAGATCAGCAGCCAAAAATCAGGCAGCTTTATGTTGTAGAAAAACAATTTGAAAAATCCCGCGAACTTGCTTTGAACGTGATGAAAAAAGCTAATAATAATATTGACAATGTTAACCAGATAGATCCCAGAATCCAGGTAGTTAATACTGGTAAATTCAATGCAGCGAGTTCAATTCCACTTCTTGGAAAAGACAATGCCGTAATTTTCACAGCGTTGTCTATGAAACCTGGTGAAACTTCCGAGCCAATAAAGGGATTACGAGGTTATGTTGCATTTCATCTGAACGAAAAAACAGCTTTCGATTCAACAGCATTCAATAATCAAAGTGCAACTCTTAGAAATTCTATCTTTCAGGAGAAAAAATCTGTTGCATTAAATACGTGGTTAACCAAGATTAAAGAAAATGCAGATATTGTAGATAACAGGTATATGTTCTTCGGTTATTAAACTAATATATCTTTAGCCAACCCTCTTTTCTGTTTAGAAGGATGAAAAGAGGGTTTTCTTTTTTAAAGAAATTTTTAGATGTTCTTTCAGGTATCATTAAACTTTTTTTAAATGATTAAATCATTTTTCATTCTGTCATTAATATTGAATTGGGTGTTACCTGTGTATGCTCAATTGGATTCAGCCAGTATTGGAATCGCAGTCAATGCTGTTTATACAACCTCGGCTGAAGTATTTTTGAATCCCAATTCATCAAATCCTGAAGTAAGGAATAAATCTACAACTTTTGAAAATATCTGGAGCTATGCTTTGGATGTTCGTTACAGATTTTCAAGTGAATTTTTATTGGGTTTAAATGTTGAATACATCAATACGACTTCGGTCTTACCTAACCTGACTGCATTTATAGGAAATCAGGTTTTCGTTTTTGAAGTTGAAGATGGCTTCACTGTAATTCCAATTGAACTTACAGCTTACTATCATTTTCCATTTTCGACTGAAGATTTCAAATTTATGATGGGTGGTGGACTTGGATATTACATTGGTGAATTCATTAGAAAATTTCAAGACGTCGAACTTGAAGTCACACAGCAAAAATTTGCACTTGGAATGCATGTAACAGCATCAATTGATTACGTATTATATAAAAATATTTCTGCAAGATTTGAAATGAAATTTCGGGACCCTCAATACACAGTCGCAAGCAAATATTCTTCACCTCAGGTTATCTACCAGGGTAATGTAATCGATCTTCCAGAAAATGCATTCGATACAAAAGTTGATATTGACGGACTCACATTTATTCTGGGATTTGTAATCAGCATTTGATTTCACAGATCTTCATACTTTTATTATTCAAATAATAAAATATATTTTTGGTTTAATTCTTATGAATAAAAAAATGTATTATCTGACTGGATTTATGGCTGCCGGTAAAAGCACAATAGGACCAATACTCGCGAATACACTTGGATGGAATTTTTATGATCTCGATAGAGAAGTTGAATCTCAGGA is from Ignavibacteriota bacterium and encodes:
- a CDS encoding Crp/Fnr family transcriptional regulator codes for the protein MEKTEFLKSVPIFSELKDETLLQLTHSGSVQNFSKDSIILSEKEAGTALFIIISGKVKISRISSEDNDKEVILSILNPSDFFGEMSLLDGLERSATATAMEDSKIFIIQRNDFLKLLEDNPEVSIALLQELTQRLRVAGMKIKALSLKDAEGKVATVLLQLADDIGKIKQGVVEIEKLPFQHELANMAGTSRETISRTLHSFAKKGLIELEGSKLRIVEYEKFKTLYGL